The following proteins are encoded in a genomic region of Burkholderia cepacia:
- the scpA gene encoding methylmalonyl-CoA mutase, which produces MADNRDPGAPAAAPNLAVLQREMEQIPLKPLYTAADTAGLPFQDALPGAPPYLRGPYETMYTTRPWTIRQYAGFSTAQESNAFYRNALRDGVDGISVAFDLPTHRGYDSDNPRVAADVGMAGVAIDSVEDMKVLFDGIPLDRISVSMTMNGAVLPIMACFIVAAEEQGVAESALTGTIQNDILKEFMVRNTYIYPVRPSMLITTDVIEYCATRLKKFNSISISGYHMHEAGASPTVELAFTLANAREYVRSVLARGLAFDEFASRLSFFFAVGMNFYLEIAKLRAARQLWWQLVGEFNPASERSRMLRTHCQTSGWSLTRQEPYNNVVRTTIEAMAAVFGGTQSLHTNSLDEAIALPSEFSARLARNTQLIIREETQIPSVVDPWAGSYMMESLTQDIVTQVTQVMDEIEQLGGVIGAIESGWAKRKIAHDASRKQARIDANVDVIVGVNKYRPAPPDCETRVRRIDNSAVRGEQVERLRRLKATRSQRDVDAALAALRDAAARGQADRGRRNLLDAAIQAARVRATVGEISAAIEAVWGRYSVRTEVLAGVYEREFANDAGWQRLVAEIAQFSARHGGPPRVLMAKLGQDGHDRGIGVVSGALKDLGFSVVTGTLFQTAEEVVRIASSEQVHAIGISSLTAGHGVSIPALMDGMDRHLPYRLPVFLGGVIPDSDHPELRRLGVADIFGPGTPIVDFASIMLRRIEAELGARMAPDPRPAGRTDSLPVADTMSG; this is translated from the coding sequence ATGGCTGACAATCGAGATCCGGGCGCGCCGGCAGCGGCGCCGAACCTCGCGGTGCTGCAGCGCGAGATGGAGCAGATCCCGCTAAAGCCGTTGTATACCGCTGCTGACACAGCGGGGCTGCCGTTTCAGGACGCCTTGCCGGGCGCGCCACCGTATCTGCGCGGCCCGTACGAGACGATGTACACGACGCGTCCGTGGACGATCCGCCAATACGCGGGCTTTTCAACTGCGCAGGAGTCGAACGCGTTCTATCGCAACGCGCTGCGGGACGGCGTAGATGGAATCTCGGTCGCCTTCGATCTGCCGACCCATCGCGGCTACGACTCGGACAATCCCCGCGTCGCCGCCGATGTCGGGATGGCGGGCGTCGCGATCGATTCCGTGGAGGACATGAAGGTCTTGTTCGACGGCATACCGCTCGACAGGATTTCGGTTTCGATGACGATGAACGGCGCCGTGCTGCCGATCATGGCCTGCTTCATCGTCGCGGCCGAGGAGCAGGGCGTCGCGGAATCCGCGCTGACGGGAACGATTCAGAATGACATTTTGAAAGAGTTCATGGTGCGCAACACCTATATCTACCCCGTGCGCCCGTCGATGCTGATCACCACCGACGTGATCGAATACTGTGCGACCCGCCTCAAGAAGTTCAATTCGATTTCGATCTCCGGCTACCACATGCATGAGGCGGGCGCGTCGCCGACGGTCGAGCTGGCGTTCACGCTCGCCAACGCGCGCGAGTACGTGAGGAGCGTGCTGGCGCGTGGTCTCGCCTTCGACGAATTCGCGAGCCGACTCAGCTTCTTCTTCGCGGTCGGCATGAACTTCTACCTCGAGATCGCGAAGCTGCGCGCCGCCCGCCAGCTCTGGTGGCAACTCGTCGGCGAGTTCAATCCGGCCAGCGAACGCTCCCGCATGCTGCGCACGCACTGCCAGACCTCGGGGTGGTCGCTGACGCGGCAGGAGCCGTACAACAACGTGGTGCGCACCACGATCGAGGCAATGGCGGCCGTGTTCGGCGGCACCCAGTCGCTGCATACCAACTCGCTCGACGAGGCGATCGCGCTGCCGAGCGAGTTTTCGGCGCGCCTCGCGCGCAACACGCAATTGATCATTCGCGAGGAAACGCAGATCCCGAGCGTGGTCGATCCATGGGCCGGATCGTACATGATGGAATCGCTGACCCAGGATATCGTCACCCAGGTCACGCAGGTCATGGACGAGATCGAACAGCTCGGCGGCGTGATCGGCGCGATCGAATCGGGCTGGGCCAAGCGCAAGATTGCCCACGATGCGTCGCGCAAGCAGGCGCGGATCGACGCGAACGTGGACGTGATCGTCGGCGTCAACAAATACCGGCCCGCCCCCCCGGACTGCGAGACCAGGGTGCGCAGGATCGACAACAGCGCGGTGCGCGGCGAACAGGTCGAACGCTTGCGGCGCCTGAAGGCGACGCGCAGCCAGCGCGATGTCGATGCCGCGCTGGCCGCGTTGCGCGACGCGGCCGCACGCGGACAGGCCGACCGCGGCCGGCGCAACCTGCTCGATGCGGCGATCCAGGCGGCTCGCGTTCGCGCGACGGTCGGCGAAATCTCCGCCGCGATCGAGGCCGTGTGGGGCCGGTATTCGGTTCGGACGGAGGTGCTCGCGGGCGTCTACGAACGTGAGTTCGCGAACGATGCCGGATGGCAACGGCTCGTCGCGGAGATCGCGCAGTTCTCGGCCAGGCACGGTGGTCCGCCGCGCGTTCTGATGGCGAAGCTCGGCCAGGACGGACACGACCGTGGGATCGGCGTGGTGTCGGGCGCCCTTAAGGATCTGGGCTTTTCCGTCGTGACGGGAACGCTGTTCCAGACCGCCGAGGAAGTGGTCCGGATCGCGTCCAGCGAACAGGTTCACGCGATCGGCATCTCATCGCTGACGGCAGGGCACGGGGTCTCGATTCCGGCCCTGATGGACGGCATGGACCGGCATCTGCCGTACCGGCTGCCCGTCTTTCTCGGCGGCGTGATTCCCGACTCGGACCATCCGGAACTCCGTCGTCTCGGCGTCGCGGACATCTTCGGCCCGGGAACGCCGATCGTCGATTTCGCGTCGATCATGCTGCGCCGGATCGAAGCCGAACTCGGCGCGCGCATGGCCCCGGACCCGCGGCCGGCAGGCCGGACCGATTCGCTGCCCGTTGCCGACACGATGTCCGGCTGA
- a CDS encoding Re/Si-specific NAD(P)(+) transhydrogenase subunit alpha — protein MTLRIGIPLETTTGERRVATVPDVVEKLVKLGFAVAVQSGAGAGANFDDDAYRAAGAEVVASAAELWSGSDIVLKVRPPSSEEVALMRDGSTLVGFVWPAQNPELMQQLAAKRATVLAIDSLPRTLSRAQKMDALTSMAGVSGYRAVIEAAHAFGRFLNGQVTAAGKVAPAKVFIAGAGVAGLAAIGTAANLGAIVRANDTRAEVADQVKSLGGEFVKVDYEEEGSGGGGYAKVMSEGFQQAQRAMYAQQAKDADIIITTALIPGKPAPKLITAEMVQSMKPGSVIVDMAGEQGGNCELTVPGEAVVRHGVTIVGYTDLASRLARQSSTLYATNLLRVIEELCKAKDGTINVDFNDDAIRGLTVIKEGNVTWPPPPIKQAAVAPRPQAAAPAAAAAAKSKGHGHSGEPMSAKALAIVFAIGALAFLLVGQFAPATFLSHFTVFVLACFVGYMVIWNVTPSLHTPLMSVTNAISSIIAIGALVQVAPPLGDAAAGDRPSGLILGLAVGALTLTAVNMFGGFAVTRRMLAMFRK, from the coding sequence ATGACATTACGGATTGGAATTCCTCTTGAGACAACCACCGGGGAACGGCGCGTAGCGACGGTTCCCGACGTGGTCGAGAAGCTGGTCAAGCTCGGGTTCGCGGTGGCCGTGCAAAGCGGTGCCGGTGCCGGCGCGAACTTTGACGACGACGCCTATCGCGCGGCCGGCGCCGAGGTCGTGGCTTCAGCCGCCGAACTTTGGTCCGGCAGCGATATCGTCCTCAAGGTGCGCCCGCCGAGCAGCGAGGAAGTCGCGCTGATGCGTGACGGCAGCACGCTGGTCGGCTTCGTCTGGCCGGCGCAGAACCCCGAACTGATGCAGCAGCTGGCCGCGAAGCGGGCCACGGTGCTGGCCATCGATTCCCTGCCGCGCACGCTGTCGCGCGCGCAGAAGATGGATGCGCTCACGTCGATGGCCGGCGTGAGCGGCTACCGCGCCGTCATCGAGGCGGCCCATGCGTTCGGCCGCTTCCTGAACGGCCAGGTCACCGCCGCCGGCAAGGTTGCGCCGGCCAAGGTCTTCATCGCCGGGGCCGGCGTGGCGGGGCTGGCTGCCATCGGCACCGCGGCCAATCTCGGCGCGATCGTGCGCGCCAACGACACGCGCGCGGAAGTGGCCGACCAGGTCAAGTCGCTCGGCGGCGAATTCGTCAAGGTCGACTACGAGGAAGAGGGCTCGGGCGGCGGCGGCTACGCGAAGGTGATGAGCGAAGGCTTCCAGCAGGCGCAGCGCGCGATGTACGCGCAGCAGGCCAAGGACGCGGACATCATCATCACCACCGCGCTGATTCCCGGCAAGCCGGCACCGAAGCTCATCACGGCCGAGATGGTGCAGTCGATGAAGCCGGGCAGCGTGATCGTCGACATGGCCGGCGAGCAAGGCGGCAACTGCGAGCTGACGGTGCCGGGGGAGGCCGTGGTGCGCCATGGCGTGACCATCGTCGGTTACACGGATCTCGCGTCGCGCCTGGCGCGGCAGTCGTCGACGCTGTATGCGACCAACCTGCTGCGCGTGATCGAGGAGCTGTGCAAGGCGAAGGACGGCACGATCAACGTCGACTTCAACGACGACGCGATCCGCGGCCTCACGGTCATCAAGGAAGGCAACGTGACCTGGCCGCCGCCGCCGATCAAGCAGGCAGCCGTCGCGCCCAGGCCGCAAGCGGCCGCGCCCGCAGCGGCCGCAGCAGCGAAGTCGAAAGGCCATGGCCATAGCGGCGAGCCGATGTCGGCCAAGGCGCTGGCCATTGTGTTCGCGATCGGCGCACTGGCGTTCCTGCTGGTCGGCCAGTTTGCGCCGGCCACGTTCCTGTCGCATTTCACGGTGTTCGTGCTGGCCTGCTTCGTCGGCTACATGGTGATCTGGAACGTCACGCCGTCGCTGCATACGCCGCTGATGAGCGTCACCAACGCGATCTCGTCGATCATCGCGATCGGCGCGCTGGTGCAGGTCGCGCCGCCACTGGGCGACGCCGCGGCAGGCGACCGGCCGTCGGGGCTGATCCTCGGCCTGGCGGTGGGTGCGCTGACGCTCACGGCCGTCAACATGTTCGGCGGCTTCGCGGTGACGCGCCGCATGCTGGCGATGTTCCGCAAGTAA
- a CDS encoding VOC family protein codes for MSREAIKSLYDNDRAAPAPSETSRPFTVLGVHHVAIGGPDKARLTNLWVNLLGLSVAERFRSDAENVDEDILVAGAGAGAVEIDLMQPLDPARKPDVTRPALNHIGLAVSDLDAAVAWLAAKGVRFADGGIRRGAGGARVAFIHPAASAQFPLGGEGVLIELVEAVSAVGHDARDERVRHPA; via the coding sequence ATGAGCCGGGAAGCGATCAAGTCGCTGTACGACAACGACCGGGCCGCCCCGGCGCCGTCCGAGACGTCGCGGCCGTTCACGGTGCTGGGCGTGCATCACGTTGCGATCGGGGGGCCTGACAAGGCGCGCCTGACGAATCTGTGGGTGAACCTGCTGGGGCTGTCGGTGGCGGAGCGCTTTCGCAGCGATGCCGAGAACGTGGACGAGGACATCCTGGTCGCGGGTGCGGGCGCCGGGGCCGTCGAGATCGACCTGATGCAGCCGCTCGACCCGGCGCGCAAACCCGACGTGACCCGTCCCGCGCTCAACCATATCGGCCTCGCCGTCAGCGACCTCGATGCGGCCGTCGCGTGGCTGGCCGCGAAAGGCGTGCGATTTGCCGACGGCGGGATCCGGCGCGGCGCGGGCGGTGCGCGCGTCGCCTTCATTCATCCGGCAGCCAGCGCGCAGTTTCCGCTGGGCGGTGAAGGCGTCCTGATCGAGCTCGTGGAGGCCGTGTCGGCTGTCGGGCACGACGCCCGCGACGAACGTGTCCGGCATCCGGCGTAA
- a CDS encoding avidin/streptavidin family protein: protein MKKTLMSFATVGALSSSALMLGMMPATAWAGTQSCASLVGSWGNQLGSTMNIQSVDPVTGAITGTYRSPSGTSGQQFPLVGWTNTAPAQNGQDNVTVVSFAVNWGNYGTVTSWSGLCRTQNQVPTISALWHFAQSNAQFTWSHVQTGQDVFSPSTAR, encoded by the coding sequence GTGAAAAAGACGCTCATGTCGTTTGCTACCGTCGGTGCGCTGTCCTCGTCCGCTCTCATGCTGGGCATGATGCCGGCGACGGCCTGGGCCGGCACGCAGTCGTGCGCGAGCCTGGTCGGCTCGTGGGGCAACCAGCTTGGCTCGACGATGAACATCCAGTCGGTCGATCCGGTGACGGGCGCGATCACCGGCACCTACCGTTCGCCGTCGGGCACGAGCGGCCAGCAGTTCCCGCTGGTCGGCTGGACCAACACCGCGCCGGCGCAGAACGGCCAGGACAACGTCACGGTGGTGTCGTTCGCGGTGAACTGGGGCAACTACGGCACGGTGACGTCGTGGTCGGGGCTGTGCCGCACGCAGAACCAGGTGCCGACCATTTCTGCGCTGTGGCATTTCGCGCAGTCGAACGCGCAGTTCACGTGGAGCCACGTGCAGACGGGCCAGGACGTGTTCAGCCCGTCGACCGCGCGCTGA
- a CDS encoding MFS transporter, giving the protein MASAAELKQNASLYFLALGAFAIGTEGFMLAGLLPIIAKDLSVSLAAAGQLVTVFSLSYAISSPILTTVSAGVNRRRFLIVALLCFTAANFAACASPGYLSLLAARVLLAVSAGLYMPSANALAGSLVAPERRGRALATVHGGITIAVALGVPLGAWIGGHFGWRATFAGIGVLSAIVTLGVVVGLPRGIGANLSVPSLAQRVAVGRQPAVLVTLLITTLWAAGIWTIYPYLAPFLTGRPGFSGAQVGAVLLLYGVFAGIGVFISGRAIDRLGSGKVLIVCLVVMMLSYESLTASALHLEPAHARIAILVAIAAWGAAGWAFNPAQQTKLIGIAGLDVAPVSLSLNSSFTYLGFALGAALGSFIVAYSSVADIGAIGGLCELAALLITLAANRHARRAATRVHVAVPAAAPRAERSTQP; this is encoded by the coding sequence ATGGCGTCAGCCGCGGAACTGAAACAGAACGCATCGCTGTATTTCCTGGCGCTGGGCGCCTTTGCCATCGGCACCGAAGGATTCATGCTCGCGGGGCTGCTGCCGATCATCGCGAAGGATCTGTCCGTCAGCCTCGCGGCGGCGGGGCAGCTCGTCACCGTCTTTTCGCTTTCCTATGCGATCAGCTCGCCGATCCTGACGACGGTCAGCGCGGGCGTCAACCGGCGGCGCTTCCTGATCGTCGCGCTGCTGTGCTTCACCGCCGCCAATTTCGCGGCTTGCGCGTCGCCCGGCTATCTGTCGCTGCTGGCCGCGCGCGTGCTGCTGGCCGTGTCGGCCGGCCTGTACATGCCGAGCGCGAATGCGCTCGCCGGCTCGCTCGTCGCGCCGGAGCGCAGGGGGCGCGCGCTGGCGACCGTCCATGGCGGGATCACGATCGCCGTCGCGCTCGGCGTGCCGCTCGGCGCGTGGATCGGCGGCCACTTCGGCTGGCGCGCGACGTTCGCCGGCATCGGCGTGCTGTCCGCGATCGTGACGCTCGGAGTGGTGGTCGGCCTGCCGCGCGGGATCGGCGCGAACCTGTCGGTGCCGTCGCTCGCGCAGCGCGTCGCCGTCGGGCGGCAGCCCGCCGTGCTGGTCACGCTGCTCATCACGACCCTGTGGGCCGCGGGCATCTGGACCATCTACCCGTATCTCGCGCCGTTCCTGACGGGCCGCCCCGGCTTCAGCGGCGCGCAAGTCGGTGCCGTGCTGCTGCTGTACGGCGTGTTCGCCGGCATCGGCGTGTTCATCAGCGGCCGTGCGATCGACCGCCTCGGCAGCGGCAAGGTGCTGATCGTCTGCCTGGTCGTGATGATGCTGTCGTACGAGAGCCTGACCGCCAGCGCGCTGCATCTGGAACCCGCGCATGCGCGCATCGCGATCCTGGTCGCGATCGCCGCATGGGGAGCGGCTGGCTGGGCTTTCAACCCGGCCCAGCAGACCAAGCTGATCGGCATCGCCGGCCTCGACGTCGCGCCGGTCTCGCTGTCGCTCAATTCGTCGTTCACGTATCTCGGCTTCGCGCTCGGCGCGGCGCTCGGGTCGTTCATCGTCGCGTATAGCTCGGTGGCAGACATCGGCGCGATCGGCGGGCTGTGCGAACTGGCCGCGCTGCTCATCACGCTGGCGGCCAACCGCCATGCCCGGCGCGCGGCGACGCGCGTGCACGTCGCGGTTCCGGCCGCCGCCCCGCGCGCCGAACGCTCGACGCAGCCGTGA